The segment CAAAAGATGAGTTCATGTTGTTTCAGTCCTAATTCAATAATTGATAGATTTCACATAAAGCTGTAAAAACAATCCTGATTGCTCTGATCACAGTTACCTTGGCATACCTATTGAATAGGCACAATATTTCTGTAGCATTTAACAGTCTTGTCTTAGAAAGGATATTCCACTATAAATGTTCCTCTAACATTTCATGTTCATGTTAGAATACATGCCATTTCATGTCATGTATCTAAGTCCGAAAGGAACAGTGACTTCACTCTTCTAGCTTCACATCATTTacttaatttactttatttgacTCGCTGAACAGTACAAGACATTTAACCAAAGgcagatacatttttaaagactTTACAGAACATGGCATAATGcaacagaagagaaaaagtgcaaaacatATGACAGATACTACAGCTGGAAAGTCTTTAAATCAGTTGCGTTTTGTGCTTTTAAAGCCAAATCAGAAAGTAGTACATAACCTTAAAATTGAGTTCATCAATACAGTGCCAAATAAGTCTAATAAGGCACATTATAAGACAAAAAGGGCTAGTCGTTATTCAATTACACAGAATCAAAGAATATAATAACCACACCAGAAATTCTTCAGCTGTTATAATAGGTAACTCAAACACAAAGTTAATATATAGAATTGAAATGAAGCATACAATCATAGCCTGTGGCTTGAGAGGATCATACATTTTAGATAATGTAGCTACAACAAAAAGGATAACCCGATCCTGTTAAGCAGATCATCAGGGAAGGCTTACGGGTTTATTCCACTGGTTTACCAGGATGTTTCCAACTTAGTTTTCATGTCAGCACAGAAAATAGGGGGTAAGCTACAAGAAGAAGCCAGTTAGCTTAGTTTAGTATAGGgtctaaaaacagcagagaggtAGCAGTCCTGGTAgtaaacatgatttaaaaaacatttgaactcTTCAACTGGAATATATGTCATTTATTAGGAACAGAACATTAGGAACATTAGGAATAATAAATTAGTCtcaaggtaaaaataaaacaagcaggTCTGCTCTTACAAAGCCTGGCTCTTGTTGGTCTCAGGACAGCAataacttttgtatttttacttttctctatGTTTAGTAAGAAAGTCAATATTTTTAGAgtggttttttttcttgtgtacaacaaaaagcacaaaaacgAAAGTTGAAGAAAGTCATTACAACAATAAATTTCCATTCATTATATTAGAATACCTTCAATCCTTTCTTCATCTATTTTTTTCCACTATTGCAACTTTTGAACATTAAAAATGCATCTTACATTCATTTGAAATaatcaaaatcagaaaaataaaacagcaaaaatgtagCTAAAAGCAATGGTTAAACAAGGAACCAGATATATGCAGACAAAAGTATAGTGAAATGTGCACTATCGCAAACCAAGGAAATATTAAAGCaggtaaacaaaaagaaaataattatttaatgtaaaaagaGCATAGTAATCAAACCCACAAGAtcaaaagtcacattttaaaataacaagCACTTCAAAAACAAGTGGACGGTTAACTGTCATAATAAAATAGGATCTACAGTGGATCTACAGTGGATCTCAAAACTGTACACACCATGTCAGATAATATTTCATgtgaatttcatttaaaaacttttttccaccTTTATTGTGACATATCTTATACAatttaactgaaaaacaaaccaatCTGTTTGACTGAAAACtgtgaaaacagaacaaaaactaaaatctggTTGCAACAGTGGGTGCACCCTTCaactaatattttgttttattcagttcttggtctcatttaaacatttagtcTTGTGTGCACACCTGATATCAATTACAGTAAATGTAATAAACCTGAGATAAAGTTCAACGGTCCTAGTAGGATTCAAAATGATGTCACTGTACAAAGGTATAAATCAGAAAAAGTACTAAAACCCACAGTACTTTATAGATATATACCACGACAGACTGAAAACATTTAGCCAGAATTTCAGAAAGCATGGGACACCAGTAAAATTATGCATACTAGATGTTTTCCCAAAATAGATGAAAAGACAAGAAAGAAATTGGTCATGGAGGCTGTTGAGAGCTGGACAGCAAGACTGACGTAGTTGCAGGAATTTATAGGAAATACTGGGCTTGTTCAACACGTGACAACAACTCTCTGTATTCTGTAGGGATAGAGCCTGGACAAAGAAGTACTGGTGAAAACAGATTTCATTTTTCCAAAGTAAACCTGACTAAAATAGCCTAAAGGAGCATGATTAagtgtgttgtggtttgataaAATCAAAGAAAAGTTTAGGCCACTGTTGATGTGGAGTTTTTGGCCCACACCAAGCACCACCAAAAGAAACCCAAACCCATGATAAAAGATTGCTGGGGGAGTATCATGATCTGGGGTTATATCAAATTGTAACTCACCCTGATGTAAAAGCAGAACCCCGCCATCAGGTTTCAAATTGAGTCCAATTGTACATCCAATTCACATCAGAAAGGCTTTTTGGAAGGGAAGGGCCTGCTGAGTCCAGAGCTAAATCTGATAGAAAGTTACCTAAAGAGGGCCATGGACAATAGATGTTCTCCCAATCTGGGAACTTTGGTAAGGTAGAGTGCGCAATTTTGACCAAGTTAAGACGCGCTATACTAATAGACTCATACCAAACGGGCTGGATGCTGTTTTAGtattaaaatttactttaataaactgttagagtaaatacttttataaccttttataatgaaaaaataaaacaatacaaatatactaaaattagtttaaaaagAGTGTGTAAAGTTTTGAGAGCCACTGTATAGGCTTCTTGCAGGACAGTCTTCCAAACAAGGAATCCTTCAAAGCACAAATACGGTATTTACAAACCATAAATATCTACACACAGAACCCTGAGTTCACTGAAGCCCTTCAGACAATGTGAACCTTCACATTTTCCTTCTACAGTAAAGGCATGGCCCCCAAAGGAGTTTGGCTCAGCCAGACACTCCAGTGCAAGTAGTACTTTCCTTTCAACATTCTGCATGTGACCTTATGGAAACAATGCGCCGGTGATGCAGGGATGATTCATGTCCTCACTGAAGAGTGTAGCAGTGGGACGCCTGAAGACTCCGTCTCTGACTGGCAGGGCGAGTAAGTCGTTGGAGAAACTGAAGTGTGATCTATAAGAACAGAACGACAAACGGCATCGACCTTAATTGACTCAACACTGACTGCGCATATGAAGCACATCGTCTGGATAAattaaccttttcacattttgtcccttTACTGTACCTGAAAGTGACAATTAATAactgtcacattacaacaacatactttgtgttttattttacttaaaggagcaataattaagaaatttttttctgcaaaatcaACTTAAATTGTTCTCACTTGTCACCCGGGATGGAAgcaacattccctataaacaatcggtcctctcatcaacaatgtcttagtcacatttttctcctgtcaaacctagaggtacggtccagaactactttgtGCAGAGCGTAGCCAATCATCAATCATATGacagttcccagggttcccaaagcagtgcagcatttggtattttagattgccaaaaaagcagcagcctgcaaacatggaagctagtaagagaagcggaccagaaacagaacaaaatacaacagcatacacctatcctgtggaagtaaaaattcagtggggtTTCACACCAGCAACGGACCGTTGAATAACGGCTGTTCTGCGTGAAGgtgttgtgtatgtgttgtaACACCAGCTATTACTTATTGCTTATTTGAAAGTGGAATGAATATGATACTTGGTCTTAAAATctattcaaaaaataaaatgtactatGCCCTACTGTGTGTTTGTCTACCACATACATACAGCTGAGGGCAACAATTCAATTGTCTTCCCTTTCATAAATTGATGGTCTTGtgttgacctgtccagggtgtaccccgcctctcgcccattgacagctggagataggcaccagcatccctcatgaccccaatagggataggcatgttagaaaatggatggatagtttaATCTAAACCTTCAGCTTTTACGTTAGACACCATCCTAACCCAATTGTTTAATTATTGATCACCACCCCCattttagatatatattttttttatcattactaAACAGATATGTACCACAAGCTTTAAGGACAGCTGTAATTAAACcattacttaagaaaccttctcctgATCAATATGACTTAATAAACTGACATATATTTAATCTTATTTTCTGATcgaaaagtcttaaaaaaacaGGTGCTAATAAAGAGTGTGAACATCTACACAGCAATGACCTGTTTAAAGAATTTAAGTCAGGCTTTAGACCTCATCATATCACTAGTcaaagtcactaatgatattatTATGGCCTTTAGATTATGGACATGTGTCTATATTTCAATAAATTGCCCTCTGGTAACTGACACTGAGCCTGGTGCTGCTGGTTTTTTTCCCTGTGAAAtatcacttcatgcatgctcggtatgaaggattgctgcaaaatcaaCGGCACAACGTAAGTGACTGCCCACCGACACGTTTGCTCATCCAGGAaaagtgaatgctgcaagtcaatgaatCCAtgaaatctgctgggtttccttaagaAACCTTTAACCAATCTGTCAGTATAATTCGATTGACTTGATgttgtaaagtgcattgagatggAATGTGTTGTAAATCAGCACAATGGAAATTAACTGATTTTAAAGTATCTGAAACTCCAAATTCTCATACATTCAAATCAGTTgagtaattaattatttttaagctGCTGTCAATACTTTAGCCTTCTTTTGATAAAGTAATATCTCCCAACAGACTTGACGGATTCAAAGATACTAGAGACGCAGAGATCAGAATTTTGTAGCAAGTTCTCATTTTCGGGTTTTGTAAAGACCTTTTGAGTCAATACTGATATCTCACAAAATTTTAGCCTGGTTTTAAAAAGGACATATCAATGCgtttaagttcttccttttcacgttTAAGTCATTAAATTGtgatctatataaagtggaattgcaatgctttggtctgaattatGCAGACGCTCCTTGCGATTCCAATTCCCTGTTGTGCGTGCTGAGTAGAGCCAGACCAAATGGATCCAGTGTAAAAGGGGCTCTATTTACCAAACTGACATAAAATTTTAAACCTAAGACACAGCGGGTCTGACAAAAAATGGATCGTATGAAGTAATAGCAGTTACATCTGGTTGAAGTGTAAAGGGCCGCTTGTGGTTCTCTCCAACTATAGTATGTCTGCGTAGTTTCGACCAAGGTATAGACTCCTGGTCTACCAGCATCTTTAATTGGTCCCTCACCCAGTGCTCCATCCCTCCTTGCTTAAAGTGTTCCACCATAGTCCCACTGCCAAAAAGGAACAGTATTAGCAGTCTCAAAGACTACTGTCCAGTGGCACTAACCCCCATCATTATGAAGTGCTTTTAGAAACTGGTTCAGAGTCACATCACTTCAAGCCTGCCACTCACTCTTGACCCTCACCAGTTTGCCTACAGAACCAACCAGTCTACAGAGGATCCCATCGCTGCTGCTCTGCACACATTGCTGACACACATGGAACAGTGAAAGAGTTAAGGGAGGCTGCTcttcctggacttcagctcgTTTTTCTACACCATTATTCCAAGCAGATTGGAGAGCAAGCTGGGGGACCTGGGTCTCCTCCACAACATCTGCTGGTGGACAATGGATTTTCTGACAGACCGCTCCCAGAGAGTGAGAGTAGGATCCCACCTGTCCTCAGCACTGAGCACCAGTACCGTCTCTACTCAAGATTTTGTCCTAAGCCCCCTACTCTACACCCTCTACATTAactgtgtctcaattcgcaggctgcatccttcgaaggacgcattttaaggccagtgacgtcacaacgatgcgcggaggctgtcccatttggcaaaaattctgaggatgcttaaaatgcagccttcgaatgcgtcctgcttttccccgaattctgaggatgcaccgctaccatccttagcggcctcgcctgccataagatttcccgaGGTGCTTTGCGCGCTTTTTTAGTGttagtgaaagtagtgatttaagtcagttatttacagggtttgtacacatttaactattcaattcaaattactaaagttacaaacataagcttatatcaagtcttacaaataaatataaaattttatatttacacatattcgtcaatctgctgacaagcgtttgtttaataactggtatattatgatcattagcaggcccctgggtgaaaataatagcaggtaaatgctacctctccactgcgctctcccagTCTGAGAAAAATTCGTCGCCAGTTTTGCTGCCGCCAAAGCCGTCTAAGCCGACtgtcctcctccaataacaagtaaataaataaaaaaataaaatacaaattccaTATCGATTTTTTGGTCGTCTGGCGCTGTTTTTCCCAggcttggggtagacgtgatgacgtcatgtcgcaaccaggaagtgctccaaaggctagaccgtcccatttaccaacagttgaggatcctccggagcatcctccgatggctgggtcctcctaaggctgaGTAGGttgggtccttcgaaggacgcagcctgcgaattgagacacagctactGTCTACCCCTATCCACCCGAACAACACCATCATAAAGTTTACTGATGAAACCATGGTGGTGGTCTCATCTCCAGAGGAGATGAGACTGCGTACAGAGTGGAGGTGGAACGACTGTCTGCCTGGTGTATCACCAGCAACCTAATTTTGAACACTTTCAAGTCGAAGGAACTGATGGTCGATTTTAGGAGGTGTAAACCAGACAATCAACTGGTCAGTTGATCAAGTTGAAACTCATCAGccaatttatttgtttctctaGCTAGCATCAAAAAACTAATTGTTGTATGTTATATGGagtattttttaattcaattaaccaaacattttcgatattttttttgtaatcgcATATTAACATTAAACAAAGAACAATACTTACCTCCATTCTTCCGCCACATGTTCCTGGCGAACTTGTCAGTGGAAGTCAAGTCTGATATTTGAATGTTGGGATTTGACTTGTAGTCatctttagaaaaagaaaaaaaaaaaatcccaagaaTTTATCTGGCACCAGTGGTAGGCATTGCATCGGTGAGGATAAACGAGTGAAAACTGCCTAACTTACTGTTGTTACTGGATGGAAAGGAGCCACTTCCAATCATGGTCTCGTGCCCGCTGTCCGACAGCGTCCTTTCCATCCTGGGAATGGGCGGCCTCTTCTTCGCGCTTTTCCGAGTGCTGATGCGGATGATGCCCCGCACCAGCCGGCACTCCGCTTCCTGCTCGTCCATTTTGTGCTCCTCTGCCAGAGAGTTGATGAGCTGAGAGATGGCTTTGCTCTTCCTCAGAAACACAGAGTCTGAGGTGCATCTGGCGAGCTCTTCGATTTGATACTCGGAGTAGAGCTCCAGCAGCTTCTGGGTGATCAGAGAGTCCACGTTCTCTTCACCGCCCTCCCAGTCATCAAATGTCATGGACTCATGCAAAGAGGCAAACCCTATCTGACTCTGAGCAGGCGTGGGGACATACGGTGAAGATTTGATGTCGACGTCTAAATATCCTTTCGGACCGACTACTGGGACTCCGTTAATGTGAACGTCTGACAAGTCCGTTTCGGTCTTATCTTTGTTGTCCTCCGGGTTGACGCCTCGAAGGCTCACCTTTTCTGGTTCATCTGGGGAGCTCTCGTTCGGCGCCAAGCACGGAGCGAGGATGGAGCCCTGGCACACCCTGTACAGTCCGCACGTGATTACAGTGAACACAAACGTTTTACAGC is part of the Fundulus heteroclitus isolate FHET01 chromosome 13, MU-UCD_Fhet_4.1, whole genome shotgun sequence genome and harbors:
- the kdf1b gene encoding keratinocyte differentiation factor 1 translates to MSAGSNGSLRRSERPGRSRQVSFTEERCVDPVEDRQPTPQPKVGRKDHLKDANGNESETVSFVPAAAEPSSPTSCNPCSSPQSCKTFVFTVITCGLYRVCQGSILAPCLAPNESSPDEPEKVSLRGVNPEDNKDKTETDLSDVHINGVPVVGPKGYLDVDIKSSPYVPTPAQSQIGFASLHESMTFDDWEGGEENVDSLITQKLLELYSEYQIEELARCTSDSVFLRKSKAISQLINSLAEEHKMDEQEAECRLVRGIIRISTRKSAKKRPPIPRMERTLSDSGHETMIGSGSFPSSNNNDYKSNPNIQISDLTSTDKFARNMWRKNGDHTSVSPTTYSPCQSETESSGVPLLHSSVRT